Proteins from one Azospirillum ramasamyi genomic window:
- a CDS encoding protein-L-isoaspartate(D-aspartate) O-methyltransferase has translation MANVNRQRQRMVDIQIARRGIRAESVLDAMRAVPREHFVAPELAEFAYEDSPLPIGEEQTISQPSVVAAMIEAAEVGANDRMLEVGAGSGYVAALLGHIARQGRGRVFAVERHPSLAQSARRHLQDLGFGDVTVLTGDGTRGWPEEAPFDVILVSAGGPEVPKALMDQLAIGGRMVIPVGARRDQRLVKVVRRGESEFEREERDRVSFVPLIGAQGWADDGTRSADSPDFGAA, from the coding sequence GTGGCCAACGTCAATCGCCAGCGCCAGCGGATGGTCGACATCCAGATCGCCCGCCGCGGCATCCGCGCCGAATCCGTCCTCGACGCCATGCGCGCCGTCCCGCGCGAGCATTTCGTCGCGCCCGAACTGGCGGAATTCGCCTATGAGGACTCGCCCCTGCCCATCGGGGAGGAGCAGACGATCTCGCAGCCCAGCGTCGTCGCCGCGATGATCGAGGCGGCGGAGGTCGGCGCGAACGACAGGATGCTGGAGGTTGGGGCGGGTTCCGGCTATGTCGCGGCGCTGCTGGGGCACATCGCCCGTCAGGGCCGGGGCCGCGTCTTCGCGGTCGAACGGCACCCCAGTCTGGCCCAGTCGGCACGGCGCCACCTGCAGGATCTGGGCTTCGGCGACGTGACGGTGCTCACCGGCGACGGGACGCGGGGCTGGCCGGAGGAAGCGCCCTTCGACGTCATCCTGGTGTCGGCCGGCGGGCCGGAAGTGCCGAAGGCCCTGATGGACCAACTCGCCATCGGCGGGCGGATGGTGATCCCGGTCGGCGCCCGCCGTGACCAGAGGCTGGTGAAGGTCGTCCGCCGTGGTGAGAGCGAGTTCGAGCGGGAGGAGCGGGACCGCGTTTCCTTCGTGCCGCTGATCGGCGCCCAGGGCTGGGCGGACGACGGCACGCGGTCAGCCGACAGCCCCGATTTCGGGGCTGCCTGA
- a CDS encoding efflux RND transporter permease subunit, whose protein sequence is MNHSRMNLSAWALAHRTLVLFMMLASVLAGALAYVNLGRVEDPSFTFKVMVVRTQWPGATAREVEQFVTDRIEKKLEEVPYYDVSRSYSKPGESVVFVQLKDYTPPKLVADLWYQVRKKIGDIAYTLPDGVVGPFFNDEFGDVYSAIYGFMGEDFTPAQLKKVAEQARARLLKLPGVEKIDLIAPQEERVYVEISSQRLASFGLPVESVIQALQRENAIAASGDVDTGSQRVYVRLDLGLDTAAAVRAIPVESGGRLLTIGDVAEVKRGYVEPRRYTLRYNGRDAIGLGVVMAKGGNVLTLGEQLDAAMEKIKAELPVGLEVAQIADQPTVVENSVGEFMRSLAEALGIVILVSLVSLGWRTGIVVALAVPLVLAMTLVAMQILHIDLQRISLGALIIALGLLVDDAIIAVEMMVVKMEQGWDRLKAGAFAYTSTAFPMLSGTIVTAAGFVPVGFAASAAGEYTNSIFWVVALSLMLSWVVAVIFTPYLGWLLLPKPKHMVPDGHELDIYNTRGYRILRRMIESCVRARWLTIGVTAAAFTAALVGFGHVQQQFFPSASRPELLIDIRLAEGSSFEATAAEVKRMEAVLAQDPDVDYWVAYTGGGSPRFYLPLDQQLEAANFAQFMVMTKGLEEREHFMRRLEPTLESDFPAARVRISRLENGPPVGYPVQFRVTGDDPATIRKIAYQVRDAMRAHPNTANVHLDWDELSKRVRLEVDTAKARALGVSKQDLSNALQLLLNGMPVTQYREGTELIGVLLRTTPEERADLSRLGELNIRTSRGTTVPLSQVASVHYELEEPVLWRRGRETTMTIKGDVTGGLQAPVVSTQLNGQLNALRATLPDGYAITMGGAIEESAKGQDSINAMIPVMLLIMVTTLMLQLQSFSRVFMVLLTAPLGLIGVTASLLLFNLPFGFVAMLGVIALAGIIMRNSVILVDQIEQDIRGGRSRWDSIVEATVRRSRPIALTAAAAILAMIPLTHSVFWGPMAVAIMGGLAGATVLTIFFLPALYAAWFRVPRPETEEAENNAPNGALPNPALGD, encoded by the coding sequence ATGAACCACTCCCGCATGAACCTGTCGGCCTGGGCGCTGGCGCACCGCACGCTCGTGCTGTTCATGATGCTCGCCAGCGTGCTGGCCGGCGCGCTCGCCTATGTGAATCTCGGCCGGGTGGAGGATCCGTCCTTCACCTTCAAGGTGATGGTGGTGCGTACCCAATGGCCCGGCGCCACCGCGCGCGAGGTGGAGCAGTTCGTCACCGACCGCATCGAGAAGAAGCTGGAGGAGGTGCCCTATTACGACGTCTCCCGCAGCTATTCCAAGCCGGGCGAGTCGGTGGTCTTCGTCCAGCTGAAGGACTACACCCCGCCGAAACTGGTGGCCGACCTGTGGTATCAGGTGCGCAAGAAGATCGGGGACATCGCCTATACGCTGCCCGACGGTGTGGTCGGTCCCTTTTTCAACGATGAGTTCGGTGACGTCTATTCCGCCATCTACGGCTTCATGGGCGAGGATTTCACCCCGGCCCAGCTGAAGAAGGTGGCGGAGCAGGCGCGTGCCCGCCTGCTGAAACTGCCCGGCGTCGAGAAGATCGACCTGATCGCCCCGCAGGAGGAACGCGTCTATGTCGAGATCTCCAGCCAGCGGCTCGCCAGCTTCGGCCTGCCGGTGGAGTCGGTGATCCAGGCGTTGCAGCGCGAGAATGCCATCGCCGCGTCCGGCGATGTCGATACCGGATCGCAGCGGGTCTATGTCCGCCTCGACCTCGGCCTCGACACCGCCGCGGCGGTGCGCGCCATCCCGGTGGAGAGCGGCGGGCGGCTGCTGACCATCGGCGACGTGGCGGAGGTCAAGCGCGGCTATGTCGAACCGCGCCGCTACACCCTGCGCTACAACGGCCGCGACGCCATCGGGCTCGGCGTCGTCATGGCGAAGGGCGGCAACGTCCTGACGCTGGGCGAGCAGCTCGACGCCGCGATGGAGAAGATCAAGGCCGAGCTTCCGGTCGGGCTGGAGGTGGCGCAGATCGCCGACCAGCCGACGGTGGTCGAGAACTCGGTCGGCGAGTTCATGAGGTCGCTGGCGGAGGCGCTCGGCATCGTCATCCTGGTCAGCCTCGTCAGCCTGGGCTGGCGCACCGGCATCGTCGTGGCGCTGGCCGTGCCGCTGGTGCTGGCGATGACGCTGGTGGCGATGCAGATCCTGCACATCGACCTGCAGCGCATCTCGCTGGGCGCGCTCATCATCGCGCTGGGCCTGCTGGTGGACGACGCCATCATCGCGGTTGAGATGATGGTGGTGAAGATGGAACAGGGATGGGACCGGCTGAAGGCCGGCGCCTTCGCCTACACCTCCACCGCCTTCCCGATGCTGAGCGGCACCATCGTCACCGCCGCCGGCTTCGTCCCGGTCGGCTTCGCGGCGTCGGCGGCCGGCGAATACACCAACTCGATCTTCTGGGTGGTGGCGTTGTCGCTGATGCTGTCCTGGGTGGTGGCGGTGATCTTCACCCCCTATCTCGGCTGGCTCCTGCTGCCCAAGCCCAAGCATATGGTGCCGGACGGGCACGAGCTGGACATCTATAACACCCGCGGCTACCGCATCCTGCGCCGGATGATCGAGTCCTGCGTCCGCGCGCGCTGGCTGACCATCGGCGTGACGGCGGCGGCCTTCACCGCGGCGCTGGTCGGCTTCGGTCATGTGCAGCAGCAGTTCTTCCCCTCCGCCAGCCGGCCGGAACTGCTGATCGACATCCGCCTTGCCGAAGGCTCCTCCTTCGAGGCGACGGCCGCCGAGGTGAAGCGGATGGAGGCGGTGCTGGCCCAGGACCCGGACGTCGATTACTGGGTCGCCTACACCGGCGGCGGCTCCCCGCGCTTCTACCTGCCGCTCGACCAGCAGTTGGAGGCCGCCAATTTCGCCCAGTTCATGGTGATGACCAAGGGGCTGGAGGAACGCGAGCACTTCATGCGGCGGCTGGAGCCGACGCTGGAATCAGACTTCCCGGCCGCCCGCGTCCGCATCAGCCGGCTGGAGAACGGCCCGCCGGTCGGCTATCCGGTGCAGTTCCGCGTCACCGGCGACGACCCGGCGACCATCCGCAAGATCGCCTATCAGGTGCGCGACGCCATGCGCGCCCACCCCAACACCGCCAACGTCCATCTGGACTGGGACGAGCTGTCCAAGCGCGTCCGGCTGGAGGTGGACACCGCCAAGGCGCGTGCGCTGGGCGTGTCGAAGCAGGATTTGTCCAACGCCCTGCAACTGCTGCTGAACGGGATGCCGGTCACCCAGTACCGCGAGGGCACCGAACTGATCGGTGTCCTGCTGCGCACCACGCCGGAGGAGCGGGCGGACCTGTCGCGGCTGGGCGAGCTGAACATCCGCACCAGCCGCGGCACCACCGTGCCCTTGAGCCAGGTCGCCAGCGTCCACTACGAATTGGAGGAACCGGTGCTGTGGCGCCGGGGCCGCGAGACGACGATGACCATCAAGGGCGACGTGACCGGCGGGCTGCAGGCCCCGGTGGTCAGCACCCAGCTGAACGGGCAGCTGAACGCGCTCCGCGCCACCCTGCCCGACGGCTACGCCATCACCATGGGCGGCGCCATCGAGGAAAGCGCCAAGGGCCAGGACTCGATCAACGCCATGATTCCGGTGATGCTGCTGATCATGGTGACCACGCTGATGCTGCAGCTGCAGAGCTTCTCGCGCGTGTTCATGGTCCTGCTGACGGCGCCGCTGGGGCTGATCGGCGTCACCGCCTCGCTCCTGCTGTTCAACCTGCCCTTCGGCTTCGTCGCCATGCTGGGCGTCATCGCGCTGGCCGGCATCATCATGCGCAACTCGGTCATCCTGGTCGACCAGATCGAGCAGGACATCCGCGGCGGCCGGTCGCGCTGGGACAGCATCGTGGAGGCGACGGTGCGCCGGTCCCGTCCCATCGCCCTGACCGCAGCCGCGGCGATCCTCGCCATGATCCCGCTGACGCACAGCGTCTTCTGGGGGCCGATGGCGGTCGCCATCATGGGCGGTCTGGCGGGCGCCACCGTGCTGACGATCTTCTTCCTGCCGGCGCTCTACGCCGCCTGGTTCCGCGTGCCCCGGCCGGAGACGGAGGAGGCGGAGAACAACGCGCCGAACGGCGCGCTGCCGAATCCGGCGCTGGGGGATTGA
- a CDS encoding efflux RND transporter periplasmic adaptor subunit, with amino-acid sequence MTATAAMLAVAGLLTGCNETHSASAPAEAEVRPVRVATVALEPLVDSVRYPAVIRPRVEADVGFRVGGKVTARLVEVGTRIEPGMPLARLDPTDLELQIRAAQAQLAAAQADAANARSDFQRYASLRQGEWTTRQEYDRRKTALDKADSKVREVEAQLRVLNNSAQYATLAADEAGIVTATLIEPGQVVASGQTALRVARLGALEAVANIPEQQVGALPSQQLSVELWSHPGRSIAGSLREVSPSADAGTRTFQAKIALVDPPPTVQLGMTATVIAASDHGAPVARLPLSALTQHEQKPAVWVLSAPDDRLELRPVTVAAYAGDLALIGGGLKDGERVVTAGVHKLDAGQKVRVWTEPAR; translated from the coding sequence GTGACGGCGACCGCCGCGATGCTGGCGGTGGCGGGCCTGCTAACCGGCTGCAACGAGACGCATTCGGCGTCCGCCCCCGCGGAGGCCGAGGTGCGGCCGGTCCGCGTCGCCACGGTCGCGCTGGAACCGCTGGTCGACAGCGTGCGCTATCCGGCGGTGATCCGCCCGCGGGTGGAGGCGGATGTCGGGTTCCGCGTCGGCGGCAAGGTGACGGCCCGGCTGGTGGAGGTCGGCACCCGAATCGAACCCGGCATGCCGCTCGCCCGTCTCGACCCCACGGACCTGGAGTTGCAGATCCGCGCCGCGCAGGCGCAGCTTGCCGCCGCCCAGGCCGACGCGGCCAACGCGCGCAGCGATTTCCAGCGCTACGCCAGCCTGCGACAGGGCGAATGGACGACCCGCCAGGAATACGACCGCCGCAAGACGGCCCTCGACAAGGCCGATTCGAAGGTGCGGGAGGTGGAGGCGCAGCTCCGCGTCCTCAACAACTCCGCCCAATATGCGACGCTGGCGGCGGACGAGGCCGGCATCGTCACCGCGACGCTGATCGAGCCGGGACAGGTCGTGGCATCCGGCCAGACCGCCCTGCGCGTGGCCCGGCTGGGGGCGCTTGAGGCGGTCGCCAACATCCCCGAACAGCAGGTGGGCGCCCTGCCCAGCCAGCAACTGTCTGTGGAGCTTTGGTCCCATCCCGGCCGGAGCATTGCCGGCAGCTTGCGCGAGGTCTCGCCCAGCGCCGATGCCGGCACCCGCACCTTCCAGGCGAAGATCGCGCTGGTCGATCCGCCGCCGACGGTCCAGCTCGGCATGACCGCGACCGTCATCGCCGCATCCGATCATGGGGCGCCGGTCGCCCGCCTGCCCTTGAGCGCGCTGACCCAGCACGAGCAGAAGCCGGCGGTCTGGGTGCTGTCCGCGCCGGATGACCGGCTGGAACTGCGCCCCGTCACCGTCGCCGCCTATGCCGGCGATCTCGCGCTGATCGGCGGCGGGCTGAAGGACGGCGAGCGTGTCGTCACCGCCGGCGTCCACAAGCTCGATGCCGGGCAGAAGGTCCGCGTCTGGACGGAGCCGGCGCGATGA
- a CDS encoding TetR/AcrR family transcriptional regulator, whose amino-acid sequence MQSLEQKQPTAPAAHDAKAEQILAAAREVFLELGYAATSMDQVAQQARVSKTTLYTRFPSKEELYTAVISAECERRGLRFAAEMFDGLPLREILVQVGRRFVDLVWSEAAIRVHQSVAGEATRMPLAAQLYFQAGPEQGIASFVALFTRLAERGVIATDDPAFVARQFLAVLQGGSYCQLVLGLCPRPTEEERYAFVDKAIDLFLHGVAPATR is encoded by the coding sequence GTGCAGTCATTGGAGCAGAAACAACCGACCGCGCCCGCTGCCCATGACGCGAAGGCGGAGCAGATCCTCGCCGCCGCGCGCGAGGTGTTCCTTGAACTCGGCTACGCCGCGACCTCGATGGATCAGGTGGCCCAGCAGGCGCGCGTGTCCAAGACCACGCTCTACACCCGCTTCCCGTCGAAGGAGGAGCTGTACACGGCGGTGATCTCCGCCGAATGCGAACGGCGCGGCCTGCGCTTCGCAGCGGAGATGTTCGACGGCCTGCCGCTGCGCGAAATCCTGGTCCAGGTCGGCCGCCGCTTCGTCGATCTGGTCTGGTCGGAGGCGGCGATCCGTGTCCACCAGTCGGTGGCGGGGGAGGCCACGCGGATGCCGCTGGCGGCACAGCTGTATTTCCAGGCCGGGCCGGAGCAGGGCATCGCCAGTTTCGTCGCTCTGTTCACCCGCCTGGCCGAGCGCGGCGTGATCGCGACCGACGATCCAGCCTTCGTCGCCCGGCAGTTCCTGGCGGTCCTTCAGGGCGGCTCATACTGCCAACTGGTGCTTGGCCTCTGCCCCCGGCCGACGGAGGAGGAGCGTTACGCCTTCGTCGACAAGGCGATCGACCTGTTCCTGCACGGCGTGGCACCTGCTACACGATAG